In a genomic window of Candidatus Omnitrophota bacterium:
- the ablA gene encoding lysine 2,3-aminomutase, whose amino-acid sequence MNNPLGLENQKVQVETPAIVRPPKRSRDYQQISLFKDVNPLDWEDWHWQLKHRICAKEELSQIIKLTPEEEKGLDKAKGRLAMAITPYWASLIDTDDPNCPIRRQSVPVGDEFSISPHEMADPCAEDRDSPAPHLVHRYPDRVLLLATEHCAMYCRHCTRRRLVGDHEEKDSNPETKFDTALEYIKSNRKIRDVLISGGDPLTLEDAALESLISKIRAISHVELLRIGTRVPVTLPQRITENLVNMLKKYSPIWMSIHFNHPKEITKRCKNACDMLAESGIPLGSQSVLLKGINDRPFIMKRLVHDLLQIRVRPYYIYQCDPVRGTQHFRTPVASGINIIEKLRGHTSGYAVPTYVIDGPGGGGKIPVGPNYILSQAKGKYVLRNYKGKIYTYLE is encoded by the coding sequence TTGAATAATCCGTTAGGTTTAGAAAACCAAAAAGTGCAAGTAGAAACGCCAGCTATTGTGCGGCCTCCGAAGCGCTCACGTGATTATCAGCAGATTTCTCTTTTTAAAGATGTTAATCCATTAGATTGGGAGGATTGGCATTGGCAGCTCAAACACAGGATTTGCGCCAAAGAAGAATTAAGCCAGATTATTAAGCTTACTCCCGAAGAAGAGAAGGGTCTTGATAAGGCTAAAGGTAGATTAGCCATGGCGATCACCCCCTATTGGGCAAGTTTAATTGATACTGATGATCCAAACTGCCCGATCAGAAGGCAGTCTGTTCCTGTTGGCGATGAGTTCTCTATCTCTCCGCATGAGATGGCTGATCCGTGCGCAGAAGACAGGGATTCTCCTGCCCCACATTTAGTGCATCGGTATCCGGATAGGGTTTTGTTGTTGGCTACGGAACATTGTGCAATGTATTGCCGTCATTGCACCCGCCGCCGGCTGGTGGGGGATCATGAAGAGAAGGATTCAAATCCGGAGACTAAATTTGACACAGCTTTAGAATATATTAAATCTAACCGTAAGATAAGGGATGTATTAATTTCCGGAGGAGACCCGCTTACATTAGAAGACGCAGCATTAGAATCTTTAATTTCCAAGATTCGTGCTATATCCCATGTCGAGTTGTTAAGGATAGGCACGCGTGTGCCGGTAACTCTACCACAGCGTATTACCGAAAACCTGGTAAATATGCTCAAAAAATATTCGCCTATTTGGATGAGTATTCATTTTAATCATCCTAAAGAAATTACCAAGCGCTGTAAGAATGCTTGTGATATGCTTGCTGAAAGCGGTATACCTTTAGGAAGCCAATCAGTGCTTCTTAAAGGTATTAATGATCGTCCGTTTATTATGAAACGGCTGGTGCATGATCTTTTGCAGATAAGGGTAAGGCCTTATTATATTTATCAGTGCGATCCGGTCAGGGGTACGCAGCATTTCCGCACTCCTGTGGCCAGCGGAATAAATATTATCGAGAAATTACGCGGACATACCTCAGGTTATGCGGTTCCGACCTATGTTATCGACGGACCGGGCGGCGGAGGGAAGATCCCTGTTGGGCCAAATTATATTCTTTCTCAGGCCAAAGGTAAATATGTACTGCGTAATTATAAGGGCAAGATTTACACCTACCTGGAATAA
- a CDS encoding DUF933 domain-containing protein — translation MKISAFALQQVVLGKHNVKNDKLDQADKLVKAKKKTYPQVELAGQEAAQEADAIIIPKDAKMDLILGDLDFVETRLSKSPEEKEKIILSRMKAALEKENFISSIGLTEQEKEVISGYGLFTLKPVVVITEEELVDISTLLARVLAESGFINFLTVGDKENRAWLIKQGTTAWMAAGAIHSDIQQGFIRAEIISFADFISCGGETGAKQAGKMRLEQKEYIMQDGDLVNFRFNK, via the coding sequence GTGAAAATAAGCGCATTTGCATTGCAACAAGTTGTTTTAGGCAAACATAACGTCAAAAATGATAAACTTGATCAGGCAGATAAGTTAGTCAAGGCCAAGAAAAAAACCTATCCTCAGGTGGAGCTAGCCGGTCAGGAGGCAGCCCAAGAAGCCGATGCGATAATTATCCCTAAAGACGCCAAAATGGATTTGATTCTTGGGGATCTGGATTTTGTGGAGACCCGCTTGAGCAAATCTCCGGAGGAAAAAGAAAAAATAATTCTAAGCAGAATGAAAGCTGCTTTAGAAAAAGAGAATTTTATTTCTTCGATTGGTTTAACTGAGCAGGAAAAGGAAGTTATTTCCGGATATGGCTTATTTACGCTTAAACCGGTAGTGGTAATCACAGAAGAGGAATTGGTTGATATAAGTACTTTGTTGGCCCGTGTTTTAGCTGAGAGTGGGTTTATCAATTTTCTTACCGTTGGAGATAAAGAAAATCGCGCCTGGTTAATTAAGCAAGGTACTACTGCCTGGATGGCCGCAGGAGCAATTCATTCTGATATACAACAGGGTTTTATTCGCGCTGAAATCATAAGTTTTGCGGATTTTATTTCTTGTGGCGGAGAAACCGGCGCCAAACAGGCCGGCAAAATGCGTCTTGAGCAAAAAGAATATATTATGCAGGATGGGGATTTGGTTAATTTTAGGTTTAATAAGTAA
- the purH gene encoding bifunctional phosphoribosylaminoimidazolecarboxamide formyltransferase/IMP cyclohydrolase, producing the protein MIKIKRALISLSDKTGIVEFAKELNKLGVEIISSSGTAKLLRENNITVTEVSAYTGFPEILDGRVKTLHPKIHAGLLAKRDNPKHMEILNEHNIGLIDMVVVNLYPFEKTIQKPDVSIEEAIENIDIGGPAMLRSAAKNYQSVAVISNPNRYPQVIADLKKNNGALSQDLMRQLGIEVYGHTSKYDAAIYNYLSNYNQFQKQVSVFPDELVLSFEKIQDLRYGENPHQKAAFYKEKPKSYGLINLKQLQGKGLSFNNILDLNSAVELLKEFQGPAAVIVKHNNPCGVSVDKELSKAFLNAWNTDKLSAFGGIVALNRRLDLKTAKVIIKSGFLECIIAPAFDRQALDLFKDKKNLRLLELKDLSPIDELEFKRVSGGMLLQGKDLLTLNENGLKVVTKKKPSKAQIQSLIFGFKVAKHVKSNAIVLTCGYKTVGIGAGQMSRVDSVMIAKNKSGKLSKNCCLASDAFFPKPDAITWAHKAGARAIIQPGGSIADKEIIAACDKYKIAMVTTGIRHFKH; encoded by the coding sequence ATGATTAAAATTAAAAGAGCGCTTATCAGCTTATCGGATAAAACCGGTATTGTAGAATTCGCTAAGGAGTTAAATAAACTTGGCGTAGAGATTATTTCATCTAGTGGCACGGCTAAGCTTTTGCGGGAAAATAATATTACCGTGACGGAAGTTTCTGCATATACGGGGTTTCCTGAAATACTCGACGGCAGAGTAAAAACACTGCATCCTAAAATTCATGCGGGGCTGCTTGCTAAGCGTGATAACCCTAAACATATGGAAATTTTAAATGAGCATAATATTGGGCTTATTGATATGGTCGTAGTTAATCTGTATCCTTTTGAAAAAACTATTCAGAAGCCAGATGTGAGCATTGAAGAGGCCATCGAAAATATAGATATCGGCGGGCCGGCCATGTTACGTTCAGCTGCAAAGAATTATCAGTCTGTAGCGGTGATCTCTAACCCCAATCGTTATCCACAGGTAATCGCCGACTTAAAAAAGAATAATGGTGCTCTTTCGCAAGATTTAATGCGCCAGCTAGGTATTGAAGTTTATGGGCATACCAGTAAGTATGATGCGGCAATTTATAATTATTTAAGTAATTATAATCAATTTCAAAAACAAGTATCAGTTTTTCCCGATGAGCTGGTTTTAAGTTTTGAAAAAATACAAGATTTACGTTATGGAGAAAATCCGCATCAAAAAGCGGCTTTTTATAAAGAAAAACCTAAATCTTACGGTTTGATTAATTTAAAGCAACTGCAAGGCAAGGGACTTTCTTTTAACAACATCCTGGATCTTAATTCTGCGGTTGAATTGCTTAAGGAATTTCAAGGGCCGGCCGCGGTTATCGTTAAACATAATAATCCCTGCGGTGTTTCGGTCGATAAGGAGCTAAGCAAAGCATTTTTAAACGCCTGGAATACAGATAAACTTTCGGCATTTGGCGGTATTGTGGCGTTAAACCGAAGATTAGATTTAAAAACCGCAAAGGTAATAATTAAAAGCGGTTTTCTAGAATGCATTATTGCTCCTGCTTTTGATAGGCAGGCGCTAGATTTATTTAAAGATAAGAAAAATTTACGCTTGCTTGAGTTAAAAGATCTAAGCCCGATTGATGAGCTGGAGTTTAAGCGCGTAAGCGGCGGCATGCTTTTACAGGGCAAGGACCTTTTAACTTTAAATGAAAATGGCCTTAAGGTAGTGACTAAGAAAAAACCAAGCAAGGCGCAGATACAAAGTTTAATTTTTGGATTTAAGGTTGCCAAGCATGTTAAATCTAATGCTATAGTTTTAACCTGTGGTTATAAAACTGTTGGAATTGGCGCAGGACAGATGTCCCGCGTGGATTCAGTAATGATTGCAAAAAATAAATCCGGTAAGCTCAGTAAAAACTGCTGTTTGGCTTCCGATGCATTTTTCCCTAAGCCGGATGCCATAACCTGGGCGCATAAAGCAGGGGCAAGGGCAATCATTCAGCCTGGTGGCTCTATTGCCGATAAAGAAATTATCGCTGCCTGCGATAAATATAAGATTGCCATGGTTACCACAGGCATAAGGCATTTTAAGCATTAG
- a CDS encoding bifunctional folylpolyglutamate synthase/dihydrofolate synthase: MFSPAEVFKYLNSFVNYEKNTNYSYKEALKLKRVKDFLSLIGNPQESLRVIHIAGTKGKGSTCAFVAYILKQAGFRVGLYTSPHLIDFRERIRILTPVGVSFPGVLAAKQSKKRDCFVRHRINVGLAMTQGMIRDFEGMISQKELSALVSELKPVINKYNRQSKYGALTFFEVYTSLAFLYFKRRNVDFAVLETGMGGSLDATNAATSLVCGITPISFEHVQKLGSTITQIAGEKAGIIKNKGAIVISAPQDKEAAKVISNRCKRFQAKLYEVGKQIKYSKNKNGFMIHGLRRDYKDLRLRLLGDHQMANASVAVGLVEALRFYGFDIGNQVIRLGLNNTIWPGRCEVLSENPLVVLDGAQNLASAEALKSAIRKNFSARGGKYKKLILVLGISDDKDILGICKTLGPLADQIILTRAATTRALDPVQLSGYFKRKVYLTQSVKEAKLLAKNLAHKRDLILVTGSLFVVGEYRDVQR, from the coding sequence ATGTTTTCTCCAGCCGAAGTTTTTAAATACCTGAATTCCTTCGTTAACTACGAAAAAAATACAAACTATTCTTATAAAGAAGCGTTGAAACTCAAGCGTGTAAAGGATTTTTTATCCTTAATAGGTAACCCCCAGGAATCTTTACGCGTGATTCATATCGCCGGGACAAAGGGTAAGGGGTCAACTTGCGCTTTTGTTGCCTATATTCTTAAACAAGCAGGTTTTCGTGTTGGTCTTTATACTTCTCCTCATCTGATTGATTTCCGGGAGAGGATTAGAATTTTGACTCCTGTAGGCGTGTCATTTCCAGGAGTGTTAGCGGCGAAGCAATCTAAGAAACGAGATTGCTTCGTCCGCCACCGAATCAATGTCGGGCTCGCAATGACACAAGGTATGATTCGTGATTTCGAGGGGATGATATCACAAAAGGAATTATCCGCCTTGGTTAGCGAATTAAAGCCAGTAATTAATAAATACAATCGCCAATCAAAATACGGAGCGCTTACTTTTTTTGAGGTTTACACGTCTTTAGCCTTTTTGTATTTTAAGCGCAGGAATGTTGATTTCGCTGTTTTAGAAACCGGCATGGGTGGCTCACTTGATGCCACTAATGCTGCGACTTCCTTGGTTTGCGGGATTACCCCGATTAGTTTTGAACATGTGCAGAAATTAGGCTCTACTATTACGCAAATTGCTGGTGAAAAAGCAGGGATTATAAAAAATAAAGGTGCGATTGTAATTTCTGCTCCCCAGGATAAAGAAGCTGCAAAAGTTATTAGCAATAGATGCAAAAGGTTTCAGGCTAAGCTTTATGAGGTGGGCAAGCAGATAAAATATTCTAAGAATAAAAATGGTTTTATGATTCATGGCCTGCGCAGAGACTATAAAGATCTGCGTCTGCGGCTCTTAGGTGATCATCAAATGGCCAATGCTTCTGTAGCTGTGGGTTTGGTTGAGGCTTTGAGATTTTACGGTTTTGATATCGGTAACCAAGTAATACGTTTGGGACTCAATAATACAATCTGGCCGGGTAGATGCGAGGTGTTAAGTGAGAATCCTTTGGTTGTTTTGGATGGGGCACAGAATTTGGCTTCGGCAGAAGCTTTGAAGTCAGCGATAAGAAAAAATTTTTCCGCTAGGGGAGGAAAATATAAAAAACTCATTCTGGTTTTAGGAATATCTGATGATAAAGACATCCTAGGAATTTGTAAAACACTTGGTCCTTTGGCTGATCAGATTATTCTTACTCGCGCAGCCACAACTCGCGCACTTGACCCTGTGCAATTATCCGGATATTTCAAAAGAAAAGTATATTTGACCCAAAGCGTAAAAGAGGCTAAACTCTTAGCTAAGAACTTAGCGCATAAAAGGGATTTAATTTTAGTAACCGGCTCATTATTTGTGGTTGGGGAGTATAGGGATGTTCAAAGATAA
- the mnmE gene encoding tRNA uridine-5-carboxymethylaminomethyl(34) synthesis GTPase MnmE, which produces MFKDNLEDTIAAISTAQGQGGIGIVRLSGQRALSIANKIFIPAGKGKVLDFNSYTMHYGKICDGARFVDEAILTVMRKPKSYTRQDVVEINCHGGVLALRKVLDLILSNGARLASPGEFTKRAFLNGRIDLAQAEAVMDIIQAKTDSALKVSLGQLSGGLSKKINKIRKDLLDVLVSLEASIDFPEEDIQKHDMPELSRALKAIDIELNKLLDESYCGRVLREGIHVVICGKPNVGKSSLLNALLKKERSIVTAVAGTTRDTIEEMLDIKGIPVKIVDTAGILKPRDLIEKKAVSRSREHILLADLIIILFDASHRLIEQDRKLIREIKNKNVIAVINKIDLSQRIEKDQISKAFPKVVKLCAKNAKNISSLEDAISEFVYKGKVFTPESMLVSNLRHIHALKDTRKLISEAKVGLKNKLPLEFVAQSLKDACVYLDRILGKSFSEDLLDRIFTDFCIGK; this is translated from the coding sequence ATGTTCAAAGATAATTTAGAAGACACAATTGCTGCAATTTCAACTGCCCAGGGCCAAGGAGGTATTGGTATTGTGCGCCTAAGTGGGCAGCGGGCCCTGTCTATTGCAAATAAGATTTTTATTCCTGCTGGCAAAGGTAAGGTTCTGGATTTTAACAGTTATACTATGCATTACGGTAAAATATGCGACGGCGCCAGATTTGTTGATGAGGCTATCCTTACGGTTATGCGTAAGCCTAAGTCTTATACGCGCCAGGATGTTGTCGAAATAAATTGCCATGGTGGAGTTTTGGCTCTACGTAAAGTCCTGGATTTGATTCTAAGCAACGGGGCAAGATTAGCTAGCCCCGGAGAGTTTACTAAGCGGGCTTTTTTAAATGGAAGAATCGATTTGGCTCAGGCAGAAGCAGTCATGGATATTATTCAGGCAAAAACTGATTCGGCGCTTAAAGTGAGCCTAGGGCAATTAAGCGGAGGCCTATCAAAGAAAATAAACAAAATCCGCAAGGATCTATTGGATGTTTTAGTTTCTCTGGAAGCAAGTATCGATTTTCCTGAGGAGGATATCCAGAAACATGATATGCCCGAGTTATCCAGAGCCCTTAAGGCTATCGATATTGAATTAAATAAATTATTAGATGAATCTTACTGCGGCAGAGTATTGCGTGAAGGTATTCACGTGGTTATTTGCGGTAAACCAAATGTGGGTAAATCTTCTCTTCTAAATGCCCTGCTTAAAAAAGAGCGTTCTATTGTGACTGCTGTTGCCGGCACAACGCGTGATACAATCGAGGAGATGCTTGATATAAAAGGTATACCGGTAAAAATTGTCGATACTGCAGGAATTCTCAAGCCCCGCGATCTAATTGAGAAAAAAGCTGTCTCTCGTTCAAGAGAGCATATTTTATTAGCTGATCTGATAATTATTTTATTTGACGCAAGCCACCGGCTTATTGAGCAGGACCGGAAATTAATCAGGGAAATAAAAAATAAAAATGTCATTGCGGTAATCAATAAAATTGACCTGAGTCAGCGTATCGAAAAAGATCAAATTAGCAAAGCATTTCCTAAAGTAGTTAAACTTTGCGCAAAGAATGCAAAAAATATCAGTTCCTTAGAGGATGCAATTAGCGAGTTTGTTTATAAAGGAAAAGTATTTACCCCGGAGTCAATGCTGGTAAGTAATTTAAGGCATATCCATGCGCTCAAAGACACCAGGAAACTTATCTCTGAGGCCAAGGTTGGTTTAAAAAATAAGCTGCCACTTGAATTCGTCGCGCAGAGCCTCAAGGATGCCTGTGTTTATTTAGATAGAATATTGGGTAAAAGTTTTTCAGAGGATCTTTTAGACAGGATTTTTACTGATTTTTGTATCGGCAAATAA
- a CDS encoding response regulator has protein sequence MSKKRIFVVDDQEEILSLLNDSLSECGFEVLTCKEPKKVLSSIKSFKPDLILLDLLMPDLGGFEICEILNNEPETHGIPIIIISGFGDLVDIKKAYKLGAVGYFVKPFSLANLCREISKVIANKESLF, from the coding sequence ATGTCAAAAAAGCGGATTTTTGTTGTCGATGACCAGGAAGAAATATTATCCCTTCTGAACGACTCCCTATCCGAATGTGGTTTTGAAGTACTAACCTGCAAAGAGCCTAAAAAAGTCTTAAGTTCAATTAAATCATTCAAACCCGACCTTATATTGCTTGATCTGCTTATGCCGGATCTGGGAGGATTCGAAATCTGCGAGATTTTGAATAACGAGCCGGAAACCCACGGCATTCCCATAATCATTATCTCCGGTTTTGGCGACTTAGTTGATATAAAAAAGGCCTACAAATTAGGCGCGGTAGGTTATTTCGTCAAGCCGTTTTCCCTGGCCAACTTATGCAGAGAAATATCCAAAGTTATCGCTAATAAAGAAAGTTTGTTTTAA
- the folE gene encoding GTP cyclohydrolase I FolE: protein MNTEKIEKAVRQILEAIGENPKRKDLLETPRRVAQMYEEIFSGIKQDPEKELEVILDQKHHEIILLRGIPLYSVCEHHLLPFLGRANIAYIPKNGRVTGLSKLARVVDILARRPQVQERLTTQIAEIVMSKLKPLGVMVVIEAEHLCMSMRGVRKPGTMTVTSAVRGIFKENEKTRSEALALMRQ from the coding sequence ATGAATACGGAAAAGATCGAAAAAGCAGTGCGTCAGATTCTTGAAGCAATTGGCGAAAATCCAAAAAGGAAGGATCTTTTGGAGACACCACGCCGGGTTGCCCAAATGTATGAAGAGATATTTTCAGGTATCAAACAGGACCCGGAGAAAGAGCTGGAAGTTATTCTGGACCAGAAACACCATGAGATTATTCTTTTACGCGGCATACCATTGTATTCTGTCTGTGAACATCATCTCCTGCCTTTTCTTGGCAGGGCAAATATTGCGTATATCCCCAAGAACGGAAGAGTGACCGGGTTAAGTAAACTTGCCAGGGTAGTGGATATTTTAGCGCGCCGGCCACAAGTGCAGGAAAGATTAACTACGCAGATTGCTGAGATTGTAATGAGTAAGTTAAAACCGTTAGGAGTAATGGTGGTTATCGAGGCGGAGCATCTTTGTATGTCTATGCGCGGGGTAAGAAAACCCGGAACGATGACAGTAACTAGTGCAGTGCGCGGGATCTTTAAGGAGAATGAGAAGACTCGTTCTGAAGCGCTTGCTTTGATGCGGCAATAA